In the Primulina eburnea isolate SZY01 unplaced genomic scaffold, ASM2296580v1 ctg739_ERROPOS11973397, whole genome shotgun sequence genome, one interval contains:
- the LOC140822131 gene encoding cyclin-dependent kinase inhibitor 6-like isoform X3 produces MGRDTSKCKRSREAVVEKTAPQIGARVTRASTAQQAVDKKRKIGLGESEMTASLVRLETRLLAVVPAGNSELSMSSGDSTCHIGGSDHVLASCCSSNGSIQPAKGSTDFVDLEENEEFSATSAGKLEERRETTPSRPVQAELGELESTAMPREPNFHRRSISAEKMPSDVELEEFFSAAETKIHKQFMDKYNFDILKDEPLEGRYEWVRFLVNP; encoded by the exons ATGGGAAGGGATACGAGCAAGTGCAAGCGTTCGAGAGAGGCGGTAGTGGAAAAGACGGCGCCACAGATTGGCGCGAGGGTGACTCGGGCTTCGACAGCTCAGCAGGCGGTGGACAAGAAGAGGAAGATTGGATTGGGAGAATCGGAGATGACCGCGTCCTTAGTGCGGCTCGAAACGCGACTCTTGGCCGTGGTTCCAGCGGGGAATTcggagttgtcgatgagttcgggaGATTCAACATGCCACATCGGTGGTTCCGATCATGTTTTGGCATCTTGTTGCTCAAGCAACGGATCGATTCAGCCGGCCAAGGGGAGTACGGATTTCGTAGATCTGGAG GAGAATGAGGAATTTTCTGCTACATCAGCTGGCAAATTAGAGGAGAG GAGAGAAACGACGCCGTCTAGACCGGTTCAAGCTGAGTTAGGCGAGCTGGAGTCTACTGCGATGCCACGCGAGCCCAATTTTCACCGACGTTCCATATCAGCGGAGAAAATGCCGTCCGACGTTGAACTCGAAGAATTCTTTTCTGCTGCTGAAACGAAAATCCATAAACAATTCATGGACAA GTATAACTTTGACATATTGAAGGACGAGCCATTAGAGGGACGCTACGAATGGGTTCGGTTTCTAGTAAATCcttga
- the LOC140822131 gene encoding cyclin-dependent kinase inhibitor 6-like isoform X2: MGRDTSKCKRSREAVVEKTAPQIGARVTRASTAQQAVDKKRKIGLGESEMTASLVRLETRLLAVVPAGNSELSMSSGDSTCHIGGSDHVLASCCSSNGSIQPAKGSTDFVDLEEENEEFSATSAGKLEERRETTPSRPVQAELGELESTAMPREPNFHRRSISAEKMPSDVELEEFFSAAETKIHKQFMDKYNFDILKDEPLEGRYEWVRFLVNP; the protein is encoded by the exons ATGGGAAGGGATACGAGCAAGTGCAAGCGTTCGAGAGAGGCGGTAGTGGAAAAGACGGCGCCACAGATTGGCGCGAGGGTGACTCGGGCTTCGACAGCTCAGCAGGCGGTGGACAAGAAGAGGAAGATTGGATTGGGAGAATCGGAGATGACCGCGTCCTTAGTGCGGCTCGAAACGCGACTCTTGGCCGTGGTTCCAGCGGGGAATTcggagttgtcgatgagttcgggaGATTCAACATGCCACATCGGTGGTTCCGATCATGTTTTGGCATCTTGTTGCTCAAGCAACGGATCGATTCAGCCGGCCAAGGGGAGTACGGATTTCGTAGATCTGGAG GAGGAGAATGAGGAATTTTCTGCTACATCAGCTGGCAAATTAGAGGAGAG GAGAGAAACGACGCCGTCTAGACCGGTTCAAGCTGAGTTAGGCGAGCTGGAGTCTACTGCGATGCCACGCGAGCCCAATTTTCACCGACGTTCCATATCAGCGGAGAAAATGCCGTCCGACGTTGAACTCGAAGAATTCTTTTCTGCTGCTGAAACGAAAATCCATAAACAATTCATGGACAA GTATAACTTTGACATATTGAAGGACGAGCCATTAGAGGGACGCTACGAATGGGTTCGGTTTCTAGTAAATCcttga
- the LOC140822131 gene encoding cyclin-dependent kinase inhibitor 6-like isoform X1, whose amino-acid sequence MGRDTSKCKRSREAVVEKTAPQIGARVTRASTAQQAVDKKRKIGLGESEMTASLVRLETRLLAVVPAGNSELSMSSGDSTCHIGGSDHVLASCCSSNGSIQPAKGSTDFVDLEAQEENEEFSATSAGKLEERRETTPSRPVQAELGELESTAMPREPNFHRRSISAEKMPSDVELEEFFSAAETKIHKQFMDKYNFDILKDEPLEGRYEWVRFLVNP is encoded by the exons ATGGGAAGGGATACGAGCAAGTGCAAGCGTTCGAGAGAGGCGGTAGTGGAAAAGACGGCGCCACAGATTGGCGCGAGGGTGACTCGGGCTTCGACAGCTCAGCAGGCGGTGGACAAGAAGAGGAAGATTGGATTGGGAGAATCGGAGATGACCGCGTCCTTAGTGCGGCTCGAAACGCGACTCTTGGCCGTGGTTCCAGCGGGGAATTcggagttgtcgatgagttcgggaGATTCAACATGCCACATCGGTGGTTCCGATCATGTTTTGGCATCTTGTTGCTCAAGCAACGGATCGATTCAGCCGGCCAAGGGGAGTACGGATTTCGTAGATCTGGAGG CACAGGAGGAGAATGAGGAATTTTCTGCTACATCAGCTGGCAAATTAGAGGAGAG GAGAGAAACGACGCCGTCTAGACCGGTTCAAGCTGAGTTAGGCGAGCTGGAGTCTACTGCGATGCCACGCGAGCCCAATTTTCACCGACGTTCCATATCAGCGGAGAAAATGCCGTCCGACGTTGAACTCGAAGAATTCTTTTCTGCTGCTGAAACGAAAATCCATAAACAATTCATGGACAA GTATAACTTTGACATATTGAAGGACGAGCCATTAGAGGGACGCTACGAATGGGTTCGGTTTCTAGTAAATCcttga
- the LOC140821836 gene encoding uncharacterized protein → MRNMASSASPKGIAAIVGVGAKLGRSIARKFAHEGYTVAILARDLGQLSRFADEIAREEKAQVFAIRIDCSESRSIKDAFEGVLSLGFVEVLVYNVYHPISWIPTNFADIRLDHFEKSIAVSAVGAFHCAQQVLPGMVDRGRGTIMFTGCSASLYGIAGFSDLCCGKFAMRGLAQCLAREFQPRGVHVAHVIIDGIVSNPRGTIQPSSQQRSSSTSSVGESHAGAGDGSMDPDALAQTYWQLHVQDRCAWTQEIDLRPTSVP, encoded by the exons ATGCGTAACATGGCAAGCTCCGCCTCGCCGAAAGGCATCGCCGCCATAGTAGGCGTCGGTGCCAAGCTCGGCCGGTCCATTGCCCGGAAATTCGCGCATGAAGGGTACACTGTCGCCATTCTAGCCCGCGACCTAGGCCA ACTGTCAAGATTTGCAGATGAAATAGCGAGAGAAGAGAAAGCGCAGGTATTCGCAATCCGAATCGATTGCTCCGAGTCCCGAAGCATAAAGGATGCATTCGAGGGGGTTCTGTCTCTGGGTTTCGTGGAAGTTTTAGTGTACAACGTTTACCATCCAATATCGTGGATCCCCACCAATTTTGCCGATATCAGGCTCGATCACTTCGAGAAATCCATCGCCGTCTCCGCCGTCGGCGCATTCCACTGTGCCCAACAG GTACTTCCGGGCATGGTGGATAGAGGAAGAGGGACGATTATGTTCACCGGCTGCTCCGCTTCTCTTTACGGGATTGCTGGCTTCTCCGACTTAT GCTGTGGCAAGTTTGCTATGAGAGGGTTAGCTCAATGCCTGGCCAGAGAATTCCAGCCTCGGGGAGTACATGTGGCTCATGTCATAATCGACGGCATAGTCAGCAACCCTAG GGGTACAATCCAACCTTCTTCGCAACAAAGatcctcaagtacttcttcAGTCGGGGAGTCACATGCAGGAGCAGGAGACGGGTCCATGGACCCTGATGCACTTGCTCAAACGTATTGGCAATTGCACGTTCAGGACCGATGTGCCTGGACCCAAGAAATCGACCTTCGACCCACCTCAGTCCCATGA